The genomic segment CAGCGCGGCGCGGCGGCGCAACGGCTCGGCATCCGGTCTGACACCCTGGACAAGCTGGTTAAAGAAGCTCGCGGCGATAAAGTCGAAACCGGCGGCGGCAAAGCAATGTGCTTTCGTGAAGTTCCGCCGTGGTCAGACCCGGTCAATATCGGCGAACTGCTGAACGAACTGACATCCAGCGTCCAGCGGTTTATGTCGTTGCCAGACCACGCCGCACCAGCTATTGCGCTATGGGTCGTTTATACCTACTGCGTCGTTTCCTATGGTCATATTGCGCCGACACTGGCTATTACCAGTCCAGAGAAGCGATGTGGAAAAAGTACGCTACTCGGCTGGCTATATCGGGTTGTGGAAAAGCCGATGCTGGCCGCGAATATCACAGCGGCGGCGATATTCAGAACCATAGACGCCTGGTCGCCGACACTGCTGATAGACGAAGCCGATAGTTTTCTCGGTGAAAGCGGCGATGAATTGCGCGGCATTCTCAACAGCGGTCATACCAGAGACACCGCCTATGTTATCCGGGTCGCCGGCGATGAACTGGAACCACGCCAGTTTTCAACCTGGGGTGCTAAAGCCGTCGCGTTGATCGGAAAACTGGAAGGGAAGTATTCGACACTGGCTGATAGGTCTGTAGAAATTCAACTGCGCCGACGCTTGCCGACGGACAAGGTTGAGAAGTTGCGCCATGCCGATGAAGAACACTTTGAACGGCTGGCCGCAAAGTGCTTTCGCTTCTCGCTTGACCACGGCGCATCTATCGGCAAGGCAAGGCCGGACATTCCGGAGGCGCTGAATGACCGTGCTGCGGACAACTGGGAGCCACTCCTTTCCATCGCTGACCTGGGTAGCGAACGATGGTCACGGCTGGCGCGGTCAACTGCGCTGGCGTTGTCTGGCGGCGCGGACAATGACGCCGGAAATGCCGGTCTGGGTGTGCAGCTACTGACTGACCTGGAGCAGTACTTTGTCGCCAGACCCACGATGCAGCACCACACCACCACGGACATTCTCATCTATCTGACCGGGATTGATGATGCGCCGTGGGTCACGTTCGCAAAGGGTAAGGGAATGACCGCACGTCACCTTTCCCGACTACTGAAACCCTACGGCATTATTCCGCAGACCATCCGCGTATCCGCAACGACCGCGAAAGGCTACACGGTCACGGACTTTAGGGACGCCTTCGCCAGATACCTACCTTCTATCCGTAACACCGTCACAAGCAAGGCCACGTCTAGCGAAAGTCCCTATTCCGCATCCGTAACAGACCGGCATTGTGGCGGATACGAAAGCGCCAGTTCTGCCAGTCCACAAGCGGGTTGTGACGGAGTTACGGATAAAAAGCCGGGTTCCGGCGGCGGCGGGACTGTGACGGATAGCGATGGCGGAAACTGGGAAGAATTTTGATGGAAGCCGACACCGACGCTGTCACTGTCACGCAGCACGAAAGTAGGTGTCTTGACGGTATCTTATACCATCATGAATTAACCCCCGTTAAAGGGTCAGTAGCGAAAGCGTTACAGCGCATGATAGCGGCTGGCTTCTCGGTTCAAGTGGTTGCCGGACGGTTGCGGGTATCGCCGGCTGACCGTTTGACGCCAGTGCAACGGCAGTGGATAGCGGCGAACAAGGCGGCGCTTGTTGCTGCGCTGGTCGCCGACAGCGGCCATGTAGCCGAGATAGTGAAGACCTTTGACGCTACGGTTATGCGGGTCACGCCGGACACGGCAGCACACCCACCTGTGTCTGTAGGTTTGCCGGAAAGCACAGACACAGGGGG from the Bacteroidia bacterium genome contains:
- a CDS encoding DUF3631 domain-containing protein, translated to MSFPFEPATTATPASKATATAIQLAVLTSTSRAAFDPDRIPDALKAIPQWVCWRYGHDGKRVTKPPIDAKTGNAGKSNDPATWSTFDVALARFQSDPKLAGIGLALTPDLGLTAIDADHVIDPETGDTDPKAVDLLTAFQTTYAEISPSGTGYRLFCHGKPQRDGHSDPRWLELYTGGGPRYMTVTGNAVDGHPKALAAMQSQLDELHRLYMRPPAKATSKARTASTDTHNCVCNPSDRLAAALKNPTIAALYGGDTGKYGDRSTAEIALALRLMTFADGDEQTVAGWLDGSQCGKWNQRDKDTDSYRVATVKAAAAKWDGRKFEDPKPRQGQKSTDTGVVVDEPPRPDPDSRNIPDPDNCEVPDEFCLPDDDPDIDDGSSDGAEIDRLAALNLLDYDRQRGAAAQRLGIRSDTLDKLVKEARGDKVETGGGKAMCFREVPPWSDPVNIGELLNELTSSVQRFMSLPDHAAPAIALWVVYTYCVVSYGHIAPTLAITSPEKRCGKSTLLGWLYRVVEKPMLAANITAAAIFRTIDAWSPTLLIDEADSFLGESGDELRGILNSGHTRDTAYVIRVAGDELEPRQFSTWGAKAVALIGKLEGKYSTLADRSVEIQLRRRLPTDKVEKLRHADEEHFERLAAKCFRFSLDHGASIGKARPDIPEALNDRAADNWEPLLSIADLGSERWSRLARSTALALSGGADNDAGNAGLGVQLLTDLEQYFVARPTMQHHTTTDILIYLTGIDDAPWVTFAKGKGMTARHLSRLLKPYGIIPQTIRVSATTAKGYTVTDFRDAFARYLPSIRNTVTSKATSSESPYSASVTDRHCGGYESASSASPQAGCDGVTDKKPGSGGGGTVTDSDGGNWEEF